The Oryza brachyantha chromosome 6, ObraRS2, whole genome shotgun sequence region AAATCAGTGGGTTgattgtttaactttttcatagaaaaaccaaatagcatatttgtaaataaaaaataatttatgaaacttttatatatgtattcttagcaatttacGCCAATTCTGAAAAacaaacttcgataaaaaaaaaattaaaatcaactctaaatttaaggttgaaaattcaaattttggtatataagcataagcgaaaaaatggGATCAGTCATTTGTGTTTCATATGCCAATCTGAAGGGCAAACTGAATTACTGATACTGATAGTGGATAACATTATAGCCAGGTAAAATACTGGTCTTTTACAGAACAAACAGTTAATTTAGCTACCTTAGCTACACCAGCTATTTTGCCGGTGCTAGAACTGGAGaccaggtaaaaaaaaaaatggattggAAGTGGTATTCAGTAATTTGTCTGCTTAAAGAATGCTTAAGGGCTACTGAATCTAGTGTTACTACTTGTGAGGATGTGCCTCTACATCTGGTGCAGTCCTTCGTGGCATCTTCCTCTTCTGCATATACTTCGCATACGAATACCAGACACCTCCAAATGTGTTGATCACCAATCCAGTAACGTTGAGCGTATGTACTTCCACACCTCCCAGCAGAACGAAACCCAGGGTCTGAAAGAGCCAACAACGCGAGATGATACCAAATGTTAAAGTTCTACAATACGGCGTTTCAGATTTTCAGTAATTCAGCTAGAGATAGAAGTGCTTACAGTAGATCCAACACCCTTGAGAACTCCTACTATCGTTGTCGTCAGGGCAGAGTTCACGATCGTGCACCAAAACATTGTGAAGTTTAGGACGATGCCCATCACCAgtgaaacaaaaagaataacACTGAATGATAGAGAGGCTGTCTGCATTGCAAGTGACACCACCAGATAATGTAGTTAAGGAAACCGGATAGAGGAAAGCACTGCAAACCAGATTGCTATCTTTGATGtcctatttaaatttgataaatatcACTAACCTTTTCAGAGAGTACTGAAAGAGAATAGGGGAATTCTCCTGTTGCTATAATGATGAAAAACAGAAAGGGAAGTGATAGAACGCTGTTATAGAACATCAATTCCACAGAGGAAAGACCATCCTCTGCACCTGATTTCTCCACTAGAATCAAATACATTGTCTGCATACACACTCAGCTGTCAGTTACAGTGAGAAACACAGACAATTATCTGAGAGCCACAATAGTGAACATATTATAACCTGGAAGAAGACAGACGTCAGAGCCATGGAGTATCCATACAAGTCAAAGGAAAAATCTCCAAGAGCTGCAATAAGTACTCCAGCAGCCGTGCAGATAACTGAAagggacacctaaataaatttgTAGTAGTAAGAGCCAAATATAGtgtattttgaagaaaaattgaaatatgGTTAGAACCTGTTTATAGGATACTATAGTTGGCTCCATTCAAAATCCTGAAAGGATTGCATGGTAAATCTTGTAATTCAGTGGCAATATTAAGTTGTTGACATCTACTCAATTTTGTTTAGTGCTCTCGTGATTCCACTAGAAGCATATGGATTCCAAAGGGGAGTACAAATTGACACAATCTTAGAAGGCCAAGTCTTCGATTAGGAGTTTATTCAAATatcctactccctccgttctaaaataagtgaCCACTTTAGGAGAGAGATGACAATTTATGAGGGGAGAAATGACCAAGACACCCTTTATCAAATGAGAGATGTTTATGATGGAAGAGTAGTTGGGGCTAAGATGGGAGGAAACTGAAGGAGATGTGGTAGGTAGAAGAATTAATATTCCAAAGTGGTCAGTTATTTTAGGAAAATCTTGAATCCAAAGTGGTcacttattttggaatggagtaCCTAACTTTATTATGACAATTCACATCGAAAAGCCGCAAAACCGACTCccaaaatctaaaagtaaCATCTTGGGTAGGAATGGCAGGTCTAAAGTAAAACATTACTATGTGTGAAACCTAGTTCAAAACTGCGCTAACCTGTGTTGGTGGTTTCCCCTTTCCCCGTAAACACCCAGCCACCAGTACAGCAAGGGGAGTGAGCCTCTTAATTGCAATATACATAGGAATATTAACACCCTTTAGGCTTGCTAGAGCAAATGCAACATTTGCATTGTAGAAAATCGACACTGGAAGAAGTTTCCTTCCTGTTGCTATACTGaaatcttttcttttagaCATTCCTAGAATTTGACCAAAATGTATGAAAATTGCTGTAGCTATTTGCTGCAGAAAAAGAGTTAATGAACCAAACAATCAGGGTTAGAAAAACATACAAACAAAAGTTGAATTTTGTCATCACTGATGACTGATGTTCGTTTATAGTCATACCTGCAAGGTGAGAAGAGTCATTGAGTGAGCATACTGCATAAGAATTGCTTTGTTCACGAAAACCATTGCCATAGATGCGATTCCATAGGAAAAGGCGGCAGATAAGCTGAACGAGAAGACAAACATGGAAATGGTCAGAACTTCCAATGCATTTCCTGCTTCAATCAGGTCTGAAATAGATCCATACATAGATGTACAGAAAACTGCAATATTTATGACTAGCAACAGGGCAAATTCTCAGGTATTGCTGGCAGGATAACAAATGCACTAATGATGTCCTCTAGTCtccaataatcaaataagtcAAGAAGATTCCCCGACAGCATCTTTGGCAATACCAATAGCTCTAGCTCGGGATGATGAAATCAACCTAACGTGTTATACTTAAATCACCATGCAGAGCCATTCGTGAAGATAGTTGACTTGCTATTTTAACAAAAAGCAACAGGCTTCCTTAGGTGAAAAGAAAGGCCTCTAAATTCTCAAGAACAACGAAGGATATccagcaaagaaaaaaaaagaaataattcaTGTCGCCTCCGCATTAGCCCGAACAATGCTTATTCGCCTCGGCCCCTGGCAGGTCTCAAATCGATGCAAA contains the following coding sequences:
- the LOC102702569 gene encoding UDP-galactose/UDP-glucose transporter 7 encodes the protein MGADTGEPSSFLSLSAAFSYGIASMAMVFVNKAILMQYAHSMTLLTLQQIATAIFIHFGQILGMSKRKDFSIATGRKLLPVSIFYNANVAFALASLKGVNIPMYIAIKRLTPLAVLVAGCLRGKGKPPTQVSLSVICTAAGVLIAALGDFSFDLYGYSMALTSVFFQTMYLILVEKSGAEDGLSSVELMFYNSVLSLPFLFFIIIATGEFPYSLSVLSEKTASLSFSVILFVSLVMGIVLNFTMFWCTIVNSALTTTIVGVLKGVGSTTLGFVLLGGVEVHTLNVTGLVINTFGGVWYSYAKYMQKRKMPRRTAPDVEAHPHK